The window CAAGCTAAATATCACAAATACTGCAAGAGAGATTGCTGAACAATTACTTGGGACACATTTAGAGAGGATTGATATGAGTAATATGGTTGTGCCATAAATACAATCCGACATAGAAAGCAGATTATATTATCGGGTTGTCCCAAAACAGGCCTTCCTCAGCTACTCCAATAAGATTTCATAAGGGAGACAATGTATTCACCTAGATTGCACATATGTAGTCGGGAGGTAAATTTTTAGTCATCTCACATTGGATACAGCAGCGGGGCACCTGCCTCCTTTTCACTGGTAAGATCATCTTCAATTTCGAGACAGATTATGTTGTTATTGACACTTTGTTCCGAACTGGCTGTGCTGCTTGTGGCAAGAGGAGAGTCTGATACACTAATTGCCCTGCTTCTTGTGGGTCCTGACCTCACACCAAACGCAGATGATGCAGGAATATTTGCCATCAGTGGCCGCAAGCTGTTGGGAACACTACGTCTTATATCCTGCATTTAGTTCAGGAATTTGAACATTGATAAGAAGAAATGGAAAGCGATCTCGGATAACAAGTATGATCTGGTAGGCGGACattgaaagatatgaaagataaaatacaatACCATATGCCTCAATGCCATATCCAGTGATTTTTTTGATAGTGTCCTCCCGAAGCCAGTGCTATCTGGTGAAAGAGAAGACTTGCCAGAGAGGTTGTTATGGGTTGATCGATGGTCATCTTGCTTTGGAGGTGCAAGTCTCCTCATGTTCACTATGCGTTCAACCATCTTATTTCCGATGACAACTGGGTTCAATTTGTCACCGCCATTTGAGTGTTGCCTGCTTGGCGGTGGAACTGAACTGCCTTTGACGTTGCCATTTGGAGCCCTTCCTCTGGATGGAGAGCAAGACTGCCTCCTTGGTCTGATACTTGGCCCAGGCTCAACAGATGACGATCGACTGCTGGGTGCTCCAGGTCTACCCCGAGTAGCTGAGGAGGGCCTCTCAGGCAATGATGTCCTTAAGTTTGGGGGTGCATCAAGAGAAAAACCAGGGATGTCTGAGGCTTTCAGTGGTCTAGGTTTTGTGATTGGAGAGGTCCCATGTGATGGCGCCGAACTTTTAGATATTGTTGGACCTGACCTTGTTACAGAAGATGATCGACTTGATGGAGCTGAACTGGAAGGTACAGTAGATGGTGCAGAAGGTCGTCTTGTAGGGGTAGCTGACCTTGATGAAGGCTTGCTGGCTGCCAGTACAGATGGCCTAGATGTTGGTGTAGAAGATCTAACAGGTGTTGATGATCGTGGCTGAGGCGCCGATGACTTTGCAGGTACTGTAGTTCGAGAAGGCGGAGTAGAAGGTCTGGTAGGTTTTGAAACAGCAGGTATTGTAGAGCGCC of the Musa acuminata AAA Group cultivar baxijiao chromosome BXJ2-10, Cavendish_Baxijiao_AAA, whole genome shotgun sequence genome contains:
- the LOC135624356 gene encoding uncharacterized protein LOC135624356; translated protein: MNRGFRDAAAPRRVVTKEADEELALFLEMRKLEKQRNNLLLHNAGDLDPPFGSKPGTAPIFKVTSSAPSRKTGIDDFLNSDSDKNDYDWLLTPPGTPLFPSLETESKRTPIGSTVTPKARPTVLKSRLANASDPSRSTLVPRQPASSSGLNSGVGTRRPSSSGGPTHSSSRPATPTGRSTIPAVSKPTRPSTPPSRTTVPAKSSAPQPRSSTPVRSSTPTSRPSVLAASKPSSRSATPTRRPSAPSTVPSSSAPSSRSSSVTRSGPTISKSSAPSHGTSPITKPRPLKASDIPGFSLDAPPNLRTSLPERPSSATRGRPGAPSSRSSSVEPGPSIRPRRQSCSPSRGRAPNGNVKGSSVPPPSRQHSNGGDKLNPVVIGNKMVERIVNMRRLAPPKQDDHRSTHNNLSGKSSLSPDSTGFGRTLSKKSLDMALRHMDIRRSVPNSLRPLMANIPASSAFGVRSGPTRSRAISVSDSPLATSSTASSEQSVNNNIICLEIEDDLTSEKEAGAPLLYPM